The bacterium (Candidatus Blackallbacteria) CG13_big_fil_rev_8_21_14_2_50_49_14 genomic sequence CCGAACGCCATTGAGGATTTAACAAAGGGGCTTCGCGATCAATGGTATTGCCAAAAACATCAAACATTCGCGAAAGTATTTCGGGTCCAATCGGAGCCTGGAGGGGCCTTCCGGTGTTCAATACCGGCATTCCGCGTGCAAGCCCTTGTGTCGGGGTGAGTGCGATTCCGCGAACATGCGAAGCATCGCTTTGGGCCTGTACTTCAATTTGAATCTGCCCGGCGTGGCCGGCCTGGAGTATGGAATATATTGCAGGCAAAGGACCCTCAAAGTGAATATCGACAACGCTACCTCGCACAGCAACAATATTGCCGGTTGAACGGAATGGTACGGGTTTGTCCATTTTTACTTTCTGAGAATCTCCTCTAAAGAGGGTATCTACAGTTTCTAGTGTATCAGGTATGCTAAAAAAGCGCGTATCGACAGATAGAAAGGGATTTCTTCAGGTGGCTGAAAACGGGCTTTTGGAACTGACGGCTTTAGAGGCTTTGAATCTTATCAGCACTTCTGACTGTATTGGCTGGGGGGTGGCCATGCTGAGTGCAGGCTATGATTCCCCTGCACTGCGTCGTTTGGCGGGCTGCTATAGCCATGAACACCTGGCTGATGTCTTGCCCTGGCTGGAAAAATCAAGGCAGGAGTTGAAGCTTGAACGGCCTGAACTGGGAGCCCTGTTTCGCCCCTATTCGATCTGGCTGGCCCAGCAGATTTTGGGGGGGCAACTTGCGCCTGTGCTGGGTTTGAAGCGTTTGGCGCAACTCAATTACCAGCTCAGAGACTGGGATCCGCTGCTGCGTTTTTTCTGTGAATTGGACGATGCTGCTGATTTTTTACCCCAGGCGCCTGAAGAAGCGGGGTATCTATTCAAGGAATTGGAGTCTCTTTCGCTGATCGAATGCATACTGGAAGAATGCCGGCTGTTTTTGGCTTATTCTGAATTTGAGGCTTTGCCTGAAAGCCTGTTCCGTGAGGTTTTTTGCCCCACCTGTCAAACCCAGGCCTTGCCTGTTTATCGCCCGATGCCTGAACCCCTGTCTGAAAAGCTGAAACGGCTCTGGCAGGGGGTGGGCCGCCCCCGAGAAGCGGTTTGTACACAATGTGGTGCACGTGAGCTCTTGCGTTTGGATAGCCAGGCTGGGCGGCGCTGGTGGCTTGAAAACAGCGGTTCTTTGTCTGAGACAGAGTGAAGGTCTTAAAAAGATGTTTTTCTATTCTCGCGATACAAATTGAAATTTTTATAAAAATTAGCCAGACTTTAAACCAAGCTTTAATTTAAACAGGCCAGATCCTGGCACTTTGCGGCGATATGAAAACTATCATTACCGCGTAGAGGAACCTTGTATGAAAAAGATTTTTGCTTTGGCTTTCACCGCTCTGAGTTTGACAGCCTGCTCTGCCACCCCCTCCCTTTTGCCTGTAGCCTCAGGTTTTCAACCCCCTGCCCTGCGTGCAGCAGCGGCCGCACCCCGTCAGAACCTGAATGAACTCTTGCCCCTGCTCAAACAGATTTTTAAGAATGAATTGGCCGATGGCCTGCAAGCGGGGCAACCCAGCCCCGATATCAACCAAATTCTTGAACAGAAAGGGCCTGAGGCCTTTAAACTGCTCGCTGTGGATGCCTCGGCCCGCAAAGCGCTCTATCCCTATGCCGATCAAATGGTGATCAATGAATTCAATAAGCCCTCTCCCAGTGACAATGTCCCCCCGCTGAGTGCCCAAGAATTGCAGGCGCTTTTGCCGCGTCTGCAATCGGGAGATGTGATCCTCTGTGGCAATGATCAGTCTTTTGTGCATGGCATTCTCTATCTCGGTCGCGGAGAAATCGTGCATTCCCTGGCGACTCAGCCTGATATGCATGACCGTTTCCGCGGTGTGGTCAAAGAGAGCCTGGCGACCTATATTGCCCGCAGCCCCCGCGATACCTTTGTGATTTTGCGTGCCAAGGGCCAAAGTGCCGCCAATTTTACACCCGCCCTGAATTTTGCCATCAAACAGGTGGGCAAACAGTATGACAGCCTCTTTCTCTACCAGACCGATGAGCGCTTTTACTGTACAGAACTGGTCTGGTCAGCGCTGCGCCAGATCGCCCGTCCCCCGCGTGTCATGCCCCATCTTGTGAAATATGGCTGGGAAATGGTGACGGTAGAAGATTTTATGGATTCACCTGACCTTGAAACGGTTTGGACCCGCAATTATACCCGTCCCCCTGTGGGCAGAATGCACCGCTATTAAACCCAGAAATTTGCGTCAAAGCCCTCTGCCTGTAAACTGAAAGCAGAGGGTTTTTTCAATGCAAAATTGGCAGACATACAGGGCTGAACTTTGTTCGCAACTGAAGCGGCAGGGGATTTCTGAGCCTGTTCTCAGGGTGTGTAGTCACTTACCCCGCCATCTCTTTGCTCCCGAATTAAACCTGGAACAGGCCTATGCTGATCGTGCCATGCCATTGGGGCATGGACAGACCATTTCTCAACCTTCCTTGGTGGCCCGCATGACAGAGTTGCTTGAATTGAGTGGGCAGGAAAGGGTTTTAGAAATAGGCACGGGTTCAGGATATCAAACGGCTTTTCTTGCGTATTTGGCCCGTGAGGTCTTTACCCTGGAACGTATTTCTGAGCTTTCCTATCAGGCGGCGAAACTTCTCCTGGAACAGGGCCTGCGCAATATTCATTTCAAAATCGGCGATGGTTATCTAGGCTGGGCAGAACAGGCCCCTTTTGACCGGATTTTACTGACGGCTGCTCCCCCCCAACTTCCTGAAGCCTTGCTCGGGCAACTGGCAGAGGGCGGTTTGCTTGTAGGGCCTGTTGGACCTCAGTATGAGGTTCAAAAGCTGCTGCGTGTGCGCCGCAGGGCTCAGAAATTGGAATATGAAAGCTGCGGCGATGTGGTTTTCGTGCCGATGCTCAAGGGGCTTTGAACCTAAGCGCTAAAATCATCCAAGGCGGCAGCCCGCAAATGGGCATGGTTTTTCTTTTCCTGAGCAGCGGCAAGGGCCATTTGCGTGAGCGGGTGGTCAAAACGTTTTAAGACCTGAGCGGCCTGGGTGCTGACATGTTCATCCGGATCATTCAGGCATTCGATCAAGGCCGGAACAGCTTCGTTGTCGCCAAGTTTGCCCAAGGCTTTGACGGCCAGATAACGAATATCTGCTTCTGTGTCGCGCAGGGCCTGGATTAAAGCCGACTTTGCTTCTGGGGCCCCAATTTCGCCCAAGGCCCGGGTCGCCAGAAAGCGCAGTTCTGCATCCGTTTCCTGTAAGGTTTGAATCAGAGAGGGGACGGCCTGGCGATCGCGCATTTCACCCAAGGCATTGATAATTTGGGCCCGGTGTACGAAATCGGGCTCCTGCAGTTTATTCAGCATGGCTGAAACAGCAGGGCCGTTGATCATGCCCAGGGCTTTGGCCACGTGGCTGCGCACTTCCTGTTCAGGAGCACTCAGGGTTTGCAGCAGTTCAGGAATGGCCTCTTGGGCACCCAATCTTCCCAAAGCCAAGGCCGCAGCAGAGCGCAATTCAGAAACAGGAGCCTGTAGTGCCTGTTTCAAAGCCGGAATGGCCTGAGGGCTGGCCAATTGGCCCAGGGCCTGTGCGGCTTCTGTGCTCAATTCAGGGAGGGGGGATTGAAGTTCAGCAAGCAGGCCATCCAAGGCCAGGGGATCTTTGAGAATACCCAGGGCATGAATGATTTGTTTTTTGACTTCAAGTACGCTTGAGGGCAGTTTTTCAATCAGGAGCGGCACGATCGGTGTATAACGGAGTTTCTCAAAGATCTCGATAATCCGTACGCAGACTTCAGCCGGTTGGTTTTCTAAGGCTTTTTCGAGTTCAGGCAAGGCTTTTTCGCCAATTTTAAGCAGGGCCTCCATGGCGGCCGCATGAATCCAGAAATGTGGGCTTTGCAGCGCTTTGAACAGAGTGGGAATGGCTTCCTGATCGAGTTTGACCAAGGCTTGAGCTGCGGCTGTGCGCACATGGGGTTCAGGATCTCCCAGGGCTTCACCCAAGAGGTGAAGGCTTTCGGTTGCCTTGAGTTCACCCAGGGCCGTAACGGCTTGGGCTCTTACCCATTCACTGTCACTTAAGGTTTCAACCAGGGCTGAGACCACGCTGGGTTGTCCTGAACGCCCCAATCCCTGAACAGCCCAGGAGCGCACCTCGGTATCGTCATCCTGGAGGGCTTCAATCAAGGCTGAAACTGCGACAGGAAAGTGGGATATTCTGCCCAGCGCCTTTACTGCTTCGCGGCGAACGGTGGTTTCTGGATCGTGAAGGGCCTCACACAGGGCAGGCAGAGCGGGTTCTCTTGCGATTTTTCCCAAAGCTTGTGCGGCTTTCAGGCGAACACCGGCTTCGGGTGAACTCAGGGCATTTTTTAAAGCGGGGATACTTTGTTCTTCTCCCATTTCG encodes the following:
- the pcm gene encoding protein-L-isoaspartate O-methyltransferase (catalyzes the methyl esterification of L-isoaspartyl residues that are formed in damaged proteins), which gives rise to MQNWQTYRAELCSQLKRQGISEPVLRVCSHLPRHLFAPELNLEQAYADRAMPLGHGQTISQPSLVARMTELLELSGQERVLEIGTGSGYQTAFLAYLAREVFTLERISELSYQAAKLLLEQGLRNIHFKIGDGYLGWAEQAPFDRILLTAAPPQLPEALLGQLAEGGLLVGPVGPQYEVQKLLRVRRRAQKLEYESCGDVVFVPMLKGL